The window ATAGTGTGGAGGGTAGTCTGTCCGGCCAAGGCGTGCTTTAACATAGAAAACTATCAGAACTTCATTTCCGTACAGGGAGAAACTGCCCTAAGAGAACTTGCTGGCAGTTATCCGTATGACTCCAATTCTGCCGTATCGCTGCGCCAGAATTCTGCGGAAATTTCCCAAAAGCTTCGTGCCATACTGCAAAGCAGAATGGGTATTGTTGGCATTGAGGTGGAAGATGCAAGAATATCCCACCTGGCGTACTCTTCAGAGATAGCACAGGTTATGCTACGAAGGCAGCAAGCCAAGGCAATTTCCGAGGCTAGGGTGTATATAGTGAAAAACGCGGTCAACATGGTAGACGAGGTGCTCTCTCATCTCGAAGCTAAGCACGGGATTGACTTAACTGATGACAGAAAACTCAAGTTCGTCAGCAATCTGCTGGTTGCACTGGTATCAGAAAGTGACACACAACCCGTTATAAGCGTAGAGTAGACGCCAGGAAACGCTCCTCCAACACTACCCAATACGCAAACTCCAACTTAAGGTTGTTCTTAGTGGCTGGTGGAGGCCGCATCTAGTGTGCCTAATTATGGGAATCCTAGCGGGCACTTAAGGACTCCACAGCCTAAAGGCCGTGCACAAGCGATTTTGAACGACTAACGCTAGGGATAAAAAATTATCCTGTATACGATGAGTGCATGCTTTCTCGCCCATGCCGTACGTTTTTGCTTTCTGCATGTGGCCGAATACTCCTGCAATTATGAGCACAACTGGCAATGCGGCAGATAGGTTGTCCCGTAAAAGATTCTCGATGACCGCAGACTTGCTGCTACAGGTTTTTGTGAAACATAATGCACATCAAGCATGCGACAGTTTTTGATCAGCCTGTACGGAAATATCCAATATAATTATATCACAACAGGCATACCATAAATCCACGCCACCTGTACACAGCCATTTTTTGTCCGTCATAGGAACGGATATGCGCCAGGGTACGGCTTGATTTTTTGTTTTCCCTGGGTTTTGAATCGATCGATCTTTCTTAATCTAAGAGGGTAAAAATGGACTCTAATCTATTAAACTTCTACAACTACTGCGGGGTATACGACAACCTTGCTACTGATCCACTTCAAAGTGTGGGAGGTGAAGAAGAAACGGTCGGTGAACAAAAACGTTACAGCTCGCTTTGGGGTGCAGTTATATTACAGGCTATGATAGATATTACATCTAACTATAAGCGCACAGAAAATAATATAGAAAAGATGAAGGCCTTTAACTGGATTAACGATCTGCACAGTGATTTTATAACTGTGTGCCACTTTGCGGGCTACAATCCGGCTTATGTCAGGAACAAGATGAGAGACATAGTCT of the Anaplasma centrale str. Israel genome contains:
- a CDS encoding SPFH domain-containing protein, translating into MQTDMEKRNGKASSVRNIENKSLLCFNGYSVIGIMLISLAGLGICCLASDFSLLFLGAMGIFALAGALLPSGFFINGPNEAKVVEFFGEYIGTSFGVGLRFTVPFSTKRSVSLKIESVNTSVMKVNDADGNPIEIAAAIVWRVVCPAKACFNIENYQNFISVQGETALRELAGSYPYDSNSAVSLRQNSAEISQKLRAILQSRMGIVGIEVEDARISHLAYSSEIAQVMLRRQQAKAISEARVYIVKNAVNMVDEVLSHLEAKHGIDLTDDRKLKFVSNLLVALVSESDTQPVISVE